A single window of Aphidius gifuensis isolate YNYX2018 linkage group LG1, ASM1490517v1, whole genome shotgun sequence DNA harbors:
- the LOC122860231 gene encoding proteasome subunit alpha type-5, with protein sequence MFLTRSEYDRGVNTFSPEGRLFQVEYAIEAIKLGSTVIGISTSEGVVLAAERRITSPLMEPTTIEKIVEVDKHIGCAASGLMADSKTMIDRARAECQNHWFIYNEKMTVESVSQAVSNLAIQFGDSDDDGSAMSRPFGVAILFAGIDEKGPQLFHMDPSGTFVQFDAKAIGSGSEGAQQSLQEVFHRSMTLKEAIKATITILKQVMEEKLNETNVEVMTMTPNAMYHKFTEDELKEVIKEIA encoded by the exons aTGTTTCTTACACGTTCAGAATATGATCGTGGTGTAAATACATTTTCACCAGAAGGTCGTTTATTCCAAGTTGAATATGCTATTGAAGCAATTAAACTTGGTTCAACAGTTATTGGTATATCAACATCAGAAGGTGTTGTGTTAGCTGCTGAACGTCGTATAACATCACCACTTATGGAACcaacaacaattgaaaaaattgttgaagttGATAAACATATTGGTTGTGCTGCATCTGGTTTAATGGCTGATTCAAAAACAATGATTGATCGTGCACGTGCTGAATGTCAAAATcattggtttatttataatgaaaaaatgactGTTGAATCAGTATCACAAGCTGTATCTAATTTGGCAATACAATTTGGtgatagtgatgatgatggtagtGCAATGTCACGTCCATTTGGTGTTGCAATATTATTTGCTGGTATTGATGAAAAAGGACCACAATTATTTCACATGGATCCATCTGGTACATTTGTACAATTTGATGCTAAAGCTATTGGATCTGGAAGTGAAGGAGCTCAACAATCACTTCAAGAAGTTTTTCACaga tcaatgaCATTGAAGGAAGCTATCAAAGCAAcgataacaattttaaaacaagttatggaggaaaaattaaatgaaacaaatGTTGAAGTTATGACTATGACACCAAATGCCATGTATCATAAATTTACTGAAGATGAATTGAAGGAGGTGATTAAGGAAATTGCTTAA